The following proteins come from a genomic window of Anopheles ziemanni chromosome 3, idAnoZiCoDA_A2_x.2, whole genome shotgun sequence:
- the LOC131284979 gene encoding putative lysozyme-like protein — MRSRIFYEDYTRPEGGSERSRSNGSVSSSAASHQSSSSCVSVNSATSSTSVSSASAAADAVNANVLSVVGGRPSAGGWVLEREPNPVAGCIDSASVPSPGPATDCCVRASPLGGASASAVSVTSQQVSSVQASVGGFGTKGGSSSCGGGSVGSANIGVTGLQRRVQEVQPCAADGGGGIDDQANGPLLLCPPVVASSAARTQTRQSSPSTASGVPFTVASTVGSGPGQISSTLAPAGSNNNEELGLPLSPADGSGGTREIYEFTEWVPTVSVGRVG; from the exons ATGAG GTCACGAATATTCTACGAAGATTACACGCGCCCGGAAGGTGGCAGTGAGCGGAGCCGGTCAAATGGAAGTGTGTCATCGTCGGCAGCCAGCCACCAGTCGTCGTCCTCGTGCGTCAGTGTGAACAGTGCCACCTCGTCCACCTCGGTCTCGTCGGCTTCCGCGGCTGCCGACGCAGTGAACGCGAATGTGCTGAGTGTCGTCGGCGGGCGTCCCAGTGCCGGCGGGTGGGTGCTCGAGAGGGAACCGAATCCCGTGGCGGGTTGCATCGATAGTGCGTCCGTGCCGAGTCCTGGGCCAGCAACCGATTGCTGTGTGCGTGCGAGTCCACTCGGCGGTGCCAGTGCAAGTGCGGTGTCCGTGACTTCCCAACAGGTGTCGAGTGTTCAGGCAAGTGTCGGTGGGTTCGGTACGAAAGGTGGGAGTAGTAGTTGCGGGGGCGGTAGTGTAGGTAGTGCTAATATTGGCGTCACAGGGCTGCAGCGTCGGGTTCAGGAAGTCCAACCGTGTGCTGCTGACGGTGGCGGAGGGATCGACGATCAAGCGAATGGACCTCTGCTGCTGTGCCCGCCGGTTGTGGCCAGCAGTGCAGCCCGGACCCAAACCCGCCAGTCGTCACCATCGACGGCGTCCGGTGTGCCCTTCACCGTAGCATCGACCGTCGGTTCGGGACCCGGCCAGATATCCTCCACGCTCGCTCCGGCTGGCAGTAACAACAATGAGGAGCTTGGACTACCTCTTTCGCCAG CCGACGGCAGCGGTGGCACGAGGGAAATTTACGAGTTCACTGAATGGGTGCCAACGGTGTCCGTGGGACGTGTCGGATAA
- the LOC131286690 gene encoding glucose-dependent insulinotropic receptor-like, which translates to MVKVQVQNYDDYERIRYFYYIRPPQTPVATDWWLDPMATTTESTTTLSAAEETTLLLYDIFIPMLGSVIIILNLIVVVSSVLLLRKGQQPYTTYMFLGNVAVSDLLTGFAVLYGQYAPRELHGEDNCALMIGLIVSTSLVSVYSVGLIAIDRYLYIVYGLQYQRYLNRTRARILIGLTWIIGISIGFLPAFGWRGDTDGGRTCWFIRLAPPALVVLTAVTGILPVVLVIILYGIILQKALRRVNQLKKASRELQGVQTGNLRLFRGGTRSQANLSDTDQGLSEDEQVGRARRCLCLQSRCCTARGRSQSAQRALNANGNSPAAPTITAVSTTTAATATTPATTTSPGTATTNASKSPTKWKAIKVVMFTTGSFVVTWVPYFIASLMYVACDPATNESLCRGLQFAIASPLAILGFANSLLNPIIYAWWHNGFRSSMKKLATKAGRRLRCCSGCCKPSRQGASTATAVGAASSSTTADDSTVNRLSTNGSTEGQRQSSRTTTTVVGSTPVIGRSSSRKGRGSRATARPVSSDQEFSVTDDTDVELPNVVTRL; encoded by the exons TGCAGGTGCAGAATTATGATGATTACGAGCGAATACGATACTTTTACTACATTCGGCCACCCCAGACACCGGTGGCAACGGACTGGTGGCTCGACCCGATGGCTACCACCACCGAATCCACCACGACGCTGAGCGCGGCCGAGGAGACGACACTGCTGCTGTACGACATCTTCATACCGATGCTTGGGTCGGTGATCATAATACTCAACCTGATTGTGGTGGTGTCcagcgtgctgctgctgcggaaaG GCCAACAACCGTACACCACCTACATGTTCCTGGGCAACGTGGCCGTCTCCGATCTGCTGACTGGCTTTGCGGTCCTCTACGGCCAGTACGCGCCCCGCGAGCTGCACGGCGAGGACAACTGTGCGCTGATGATAG GGCTGATTGTGTCCACCTCGCTGGTTTCGGTGTACAGCGTGGGACTGATTGCCATCGACCGCTATCTGTACATCGTGTACGGGCTGCAGTACCAGCGGTACCTGAACCGCACCCGAGCGCGCATCCTGATCGGCCTCACGTGGATCATCG GTATTTCGATTGGATTCCTGCCGGCATTCGGATGGCGCGGAGACACCGACGGAGGCCGGACGTGCTGGTTCATCCGTTTAGCACCGCCGGCCCTGGTGGTCCTGACGGCCGTCACCGGTATCCTGCCGGTCGTGCTGGTCATCATCCTGTACGGAATTATCCTGCAGAAAGCGCTGCGTCGTGTCAACCAGCTGAAGAAGGCATCCCGCGAGCTGCAGGGCGTCCAGACGGGCAATTTGCGATTGTTCCGCGGGGGCACCCGTTCCCAGGCTAACCTCTCCGACACGGACCAGGGCCTGAGCGAGGACGAGCAGGTGGGCCGAGCCCGTCGATGCCTCTGCCTGCAGTCCCGTTGTTGCACCGCCAGAGGACGCTCGCAATCCGCTCAGCGGGCGCTCAACGCGAACGGCAATTCGCCCGCGGCACCAACCATAACCGCAgtgtcgacgacgacggcggcgaCGGCAACGACGCCGGCAACAACGACCTCGCCCGGCACCGCCACCACGAACGCCAGCAAAAGCCCGACCAAGTGGAAGGCGATAAAGGTGGTGATGTTCACGACGGGCAGCTTCGTCGTGACGTGGGTCCCGTACTTCATCGCGAGCCTGATGTACGTGGCGTGCGATCCGGCCACCAACGAGTCGCTGTGCCGCGGGCTCCAGTTCGCCATCGCCAGCCCGCTCGCCATCCTCGGCTTCGCCAACAGCCTCCTCAATCCGATCATCTACGCCTGGTGGCACAACGGCTTCCGCTCGTCCATGAAGAAGCTGGCGACAAAGGCGGGCCGCCGGTTGCGCTGCTGCTCGGGCTGCTGCAAACCATCCCGCCAAGGTGCGTCGACGGCGACGGCGGTCGGTGCGGCATCGTCATCGACGACGGCCGATGATTCCACGGTGAATCGGCTCAGCACCAACGGGAGCACCGAAGGCCAAAGACAATCGAGccgtaccaccaccaccgtggtCGGCTCCACTCCGGTCATCGGGAGGAGCTCATCGCGCAAAGGTCGTGGTTCAAGGGCGACGGCACGGCCGGTGAGCAGCGACCAGGAGTTCTCCGTCACCGACGACACCGACGTCGAGCTGCCGAACGTTGTGACACGCCTCTAG